The genomic segment GCTTGAAGTGTACCGGCAGCATGTTGGGCACCAGAATGGTGTGTGTCTTTTTCATTTCTTCTGTAAATTTTGCATGCTCTGCCATATCAGGACTTCCTCCTACTGTATCGCACCAGAACTCTTATGTCTGTTCCATGGCGGCAACTAGGCTGCGCAGCCGGATCTTTGCTGCTCCCAGGTTGTTGATCTCGTCTATTTTCAGCTGGGTATAGAATTTCCCCTTCCGCTCCAGGATGGAGCGCACCTCATCGGTGGTGATGGCGTCAATGCCGCAGCCGAAGGATACCAGCTGTACCAGCTGCATATCCGGTTGGGTGGTCACATATTCTGCCGCCCGGTACAGCCGTGCATGATAGGTCCACTGGTTCAGGATCTGCAAATCCTGTACATGTCCCAGATGCGCCACGCAGTCCTCCGTCACCACTGCCATGTCCAGGGAGGTGATGAGCTTGTGGATTCCATGGTTGATCTCCGGGTCGATGTGATAGGGTCTGCCTGCCAGCACGATGATGGGCTTGCCTGCCTCCCGTGCCTGGGCAATGACCCTCTGCCCCTCTGCAATGACCCATTCCCGGTATTGCTTCTGGGCCGCAAAGGCGGCTTCCGTTGCCGCTTTGGTCTGCTTCCGGGTGATGACGTAGTCTGCCAGGGTCTCCTGCATGACTCTTGCCACGTTTTTCGGTTGATTCAGATCCATATAGGGGAACCGGAAATTCTGCTTGTTGAGCTTTGGATTATTGGCCTTCAGCAGCTCCGGGTAATATGCCACAACCGGACAGTTGTAGTGATTGTCATTTTCCCCTTCGTCAATATTATAGCTCATGCAGGGGTAGAAAATGAAGTCCACTTTCTGCTCCAGCAGGCTTTCAATATGTCCGTGGGTCAGCTTTGCCGGATAGCAGATGGTGTCCGACGCAATGGTATGCTGCCCCTTGTAGTATACGTTTCTGTCGCTTTCCTCCGACCGTACCGTTTCAAATCCCAGGACGTTGAAAAAGGCGTGCCAGAAGGGCATCTGCTCATAGAAGGACAGTGCCATGGGCAGCCCCACCCTTGCCTTGGGATGCGCCGACTTGGTATCGTTGGTGTGCAGGATCCGGTCGTATTTGATCGCCATCATGCTGGGCAGGGAGGTACCCTTTGCCTTGCCTGCACCCTTTTCGCACCGGTTGCCGGAAATGTAGGTATGCCCGTCGGAGAAGCGCACGATGCTCAGGCTGCAATGGGCGGTACAGCCCTTGCAGGTTGCCGCCCTGGTGGTGTAGCTGAACTGTGCCAACGCTTCCGGAGAAATCAGCGTGCTTTCCGCCTTCTGATGCTCCATGGCATACAGGGCGGCGCCGAATGCCCCCATCAGCCCGGAAATGGCAGGCCGGATCACGTTTCTGCCCAGCTCCTGCTCAAAGGAGCGCAATACTGCATCGTTCAGGAAGGTTCCCCCCTGCACCACGATGTTCTGCCCCAGTTCCTCCACGGACTTTGCCCGGATCACCTTGTAAATGGCGTTCTTGATGATGGATGCGGACAGACCGGCGGAAATATCCTCCACCGTTGCCCCGTCCTTCTGTGCCTGCTTGACGCTGCTGTTCATGAACACAGTGCACCGGGATCCCAGATCCACCGGATTCCGTGCAAACAGCCCCAACTGGGAAAATTCCGCAATATCGTATCCCATTGCCTGGGCAAAGCTCTGGATAAAGGAGCCGCAGCCGGAGGAGCATGCCTCGTTGAGCATGATGCTGTCAATGGTGTGATTCTTGATCTTGAAGCATTTGATGTCCTGCCCTCCGATGTCGATGATGAAATCCACATCCGGACAGAAGTAGGATGCCGCCCGGTAGTGGGCGACGGTCTCCACGATGCCGAAATCCATGCCCAGCCCGTCCTTCATCAGCTCCTCGCCGTAGCCGGTAACGGCGGATGCCCGGATCCGCATGGCAGGGTTCTTTTCCCGGTAGATTTCCCGGAGCTTTTCGGCGATCTTGTCCAGAGGCTGCCCCTGGTTGGAGGCATAGTGGGAGTACAGCAGCTCTCCCTTGCCGGTGATGAGCACCAGCTTAGTGGTGGTAGAGCCTGCGTCCACTCCCAGGTATGCGTCCCCGGTGTAGGTGTGCAGATCCGCATACTTCAGGTCGTGCTGCTTGTGCCGTTGGATGAAGGCTTCATATTCCGCCCGATCCTCAAACAGCCGTCTGCCGGTCATGCGCTGTTCACCGCCCCGTGCCTTCTGCAGCTTTTCCAGGCAGTCTGACAGGCGCATGGGAGTGCCGCCTTCCTTGGCGAACAGGGCGCAGCCGTATGCCACGAACACCGGTGCCGTTTCCGGGAATACCGCATGGGCATCGTCCAGTCCCAAAGTCTGCACAAACGCCTTTCGGAGTCCCTTCTGGAAGGACAGGGGCCCCCCCAGAAACAGCACCTTTCCCTGAATTTGTCTGCCCTGTGCCAGACCGGATACAGTCTGATCCACCACCGCCTGAAAGATGCTGGCGGAGATATCCTCCCGACGTGCTCCCTGGTTCAGCAGGGGCTGAATGTCGGATTTTGCAAATACGCCGCAGCGGGAGGCAATGGGGTATACCTGCTCCGCCTGCAATGCCAGCCGATCCAGCTCGTCGGCGGTGACACCCAGCAGGGTTGCCATCTGGTCGATGAATGCCCCGGTGCCTCCGGCGCAGGAGCCGTTCATACGCTGCTCCACGCCTCCGGTCAGAAAGATGATCTTGGCATCCTCGCCGCCCAGTTCGATCACCACGTCCGTGTCCGGATATGCTTCCTTCACGGCGATGAATGCCGCATGCACCTCCTGCACAAAGGGCAGGTCTGCATGATTGGCAAGCCCCAGCCCTGCGGAGCCGGTGATGCACAGGGTGAACAGGCTGTCCGGGTACTCTCCGGCAATCTGCTCCAGCTGTTCGGAAACGGTTTCCTTGATCCGGGAATAATGCCGCTGATATCTGGAACGGATGATTTGCTTTGCGTCGTCGATCACGACGGTTTTTACCGTGGTGGAGCCCACGTCGATGCCCAATGAATACTGTGTTTGCATAATTTACCTCACCCGATACGCTCCCCAATGCGTCCGATTTCATTTCCGCTTCTTCAAGCCTGCGAAGAAACAATATAATACTATTATACTACGGATTCCGCAAAAAAGAAAGCCCCGTTTTTAAAAAACCGACATAATATTTTGTGTGGGATCGCCTTTGCGGATATGCGCTGCTTTGTGCTGCATTGCCCTTGCAATCTGCCGGATAGAATGCTATAATAATATGATGCAATAAGCGGCGGATGCCGCAGAAAAGGAGAGGATCCCTGCCTGGCAGCGGATTTGCAGAGGAATATGAAAAAATGGAGCATTACCAGGCCGGATGAGGCAGCGGCGGGTGCGCTGACGAAGGGCAGTGATCTGGAGCCTTTATGTGCGGTGGTGCTTGCCGCAAGGGGTATCCGCACGGTACAGGCGGCGGCGGATTTCCTTGGCTCGGACGAGCTGTCCGACCCCTTCTTGATCCGGGATATGCAGGAAGCGGCGGAGGTCATCAACGAAGCGGTGGAATCCGGCAAGCCCATCTGTGTGTACGGGGATTACGACTGCGATGGAGTCACCGCCACGGTGATGCTGTACTCTTATCTGGAATGTCTGGGGGCGGATGTGCGGTTTTACATACCCGAGCGCAGCGAGGGCTACGGCATGAACGAAGCCTCCATCCGGCAGCTGGCACAGGAGGGGGTTTCCCTCATTATCACCGTGGACAACGGCATTGCCGCCCTGGCGGAGGCGGAGCTGATCGCCCAGCTGGGCATGACTCTGGTGGTAACGGATCACCATCAGCCGGGAGAATGCCTGCCCCGGGCGGCGGCGGTGGTCAATCCCCACCGGGCGGATTGTCCCAGTCCCTACAAAAACCTGTGCGGCGCAGGGGTTGCCCTGAAGCTGATTGCGGCTCTGGACGGGGGCGGCTACGATATGGCGCTGGAGCAGTTTGGCGACCTTGCCGCCATCGGTACGGTGGCGGATATCGTACCCCTGGATGGGGAAAACCGGTTCCTGGTGCGCCGGGGTCTGGAGTATCTGCAAAACACCGAACGGGAGGGCTTGCTGGCGCTGATCCAGGTGGCAGGTCTGGCAGAAAAGCCCCTGGATGCCCACAGCATCGGTTTTATGCTGGCACCCCGGATCAATGCCGCCGGCAGGTTCGGCTCTCCTACCCTGGCGGTTCGGCTTCTGCTGTGCGATGATCCCCAGGAGGCGGAATCTCTTGCCGCTCAACTGGATCAGCTGAACACGGAGCGGAAGGCTGCGGAAAACGCCATCATGCAGCAGATCGACCAGAAGCTCCGGGAGGAACCGGCTCTGCTTCACGCCCGGGTGCTTGTACTGGCGGGGGAGGGCTGGCATCCCGGAGTCATCGGCATTCTTGCCGCCCGGCTGGTGGAGCGGTTCGGAAAGCCCTGTTTCCTGCTTTCCGTGGAGGGAGACACCGCCCGGGGCTCCGCCCGTTCCTTCGGGGATTTTTCCGTGTACCAGTGCCTGCATGCCGCATCCGGGGTGCTGACGCACTGGGGAGGACACAAGGGCGCCGGCGGCATGACCCTTTCAGCGGCGGATCTTCCGGAATTTGACCGACTGGTGCAGCAGTATGCCAGGGAGCAGTTCCCGGTTATGCCCGTACCGGAGCTTTCCGCCTTGCTGCTGCCCCCCGCTTTGTATACACCCAAACAGGCGGCAGGGCTGGAGGTGCTTGCGCCCTTCGGTGCGGAGAATCCGGAGCCGCTGTTTGCGGTGGTGGGGGCATCCGTCACTGGGGTGACCTCTACGAAAAACGGGCAGCACAGCCGGATCACCCTCCGGTACGGAGACGTGAACATCAGCGCATTCTGGTTTTTCTGCAAGCCGGATGCCCTGCCCTTCCGACAGGGGGATGCCTGTGACTTGCTGCTGACCATCCAGGCGGACAGCTGGAACGGCAAGCCTTGTATCCGGGCAAGGATCCGGGACGGTCGGTTGTCCGGCACCAAACAGAGCGCATACTTTGCCGCCCAGGCAAGCTATGAAGCCTACTGGCGGAAGGAGGCACTGCCCAGGGCGTATTACGGCAGGATGCTGCCTGCCCGGCAGGAGCTGATCCGGGTGTACAATGCCATCGGTCAGGAGGACATGCCCTTGGAAGCGCTGTATGCCGCCTGTGCCGGGACGGATCTGAACTACTGTAAATTTCGCATTTGCTGCGATATTTTCGCAGAGCGGGGATTGATCGCACTGGATCCTGCGGCAGGGACTCTGCGGCGGCTGCCGGTGACCGCCAAGGTGCAGATCACCGAATCCCAGGTGTTCCTGGAGCTGCACAGACTCGCTGAAAACGGTTTTACTTGATTGGGGGAATCACAATGCCGGAAGAAATATGTACCATAGACATGCTGATCCAGAAAATTCTTACGGAGGACAAGCAGTATGATCTGAGCAAGATCATCTCCTCCTACGAATTTGCCGCCAAGGCTCACGAGGGGCAGACCCGCTCCTCCGGACAGCCTTATATCATCCATCCGCTGTCGGTTTCCTACATTCTGCTGGAGCTGGGCATGGACACGGACACCATCTGTGCCGCCATGCTTCACGACGTGGTGGAGGATACCCCGGTAACCCTGGAGGAAGTGAAGAAACGCTTTGGCCAGGACGTTGCCATGCTGGTGGACGGCGTGACCAAGCTCAACAAGATCCCGATCTTCAGCCCGGAAGAGCAGCAGGCGGAGAATGTGCGGAAAATGCTCCTTGCCATGTCCCAGGATATCCGGGTCATCATCATCAAGCTGTGCGACCGGCTCCACAATATGCGCACTCTCCGGTACCGCCCCTCCTATAAGCAGCGGAAAACCGCCCTGGAAACCATGAACATCTACGCCCCCATTGCCCACCGTCTGGGCATCCGGGCAGTGAAGGAGGAACTGGAGGATCTGGCGTTCCGCTACCTGGATCCCTACGCCTATGCGGAGATTGAGCATATTCTGGAAATCAAGAAAGAGGAACGGGAGGCGTTCATCGAAAGCATCAAGAAGCGCATTGCCGACCGGTTCAAGGACGTGGAATTTTCCGCACCGCCTCAGATTGACGGACGGGTCAAGAGCATTTACGGCATCTACAAGAAAATCTTCGTCAACCACAAGAGCATCGAGGAAGTGTACGACAAATACGCCGTGCGGATCATCGTCAACACGGTGGGGGAGTGCTACAATGTACTGGGACTGATCCACGATATGTTCCGTCCCATCCCCAACCGGTTCAAGGACTATATCTCCACTCCCAAGGCGAATATGTACCAATCCC from the Ruminococcus champanellensis 18P13 = JCM 17042 genome contains:
- a CDS encoding acyl-CoA dehydratase activase, yielding MQTQYSLGIDVGSTTVKTVVIDDAKQIIRSRYQRHYSRIKETVSEQLEQIAGEYPDSLFTLCITGSAGLGLANHADLPFVQEVHAAFIAVKEAYPDTDVVIELGGEDAKIIFLTGGVEQRMNGSCAGGTGAFIDQMATLLGVTADELDRLALQAEQVYPIASRCGVFAKSDIQPLLNQGARREDISASIFQAVVDQTVSGLAQGRQIQGKVLFLGGPLSFQKGLRKAFVQTLGLDDAHAVFPETAPVFVAYGCALFAKEGGTPMRLSDCLEKLQKARGGEQRMTGRRLFEDRAEYEAFIQRHKQHDLKYADLHTYTGDAYLGVDAGSTTTKLVLITGKGELLYSHYASNQGQPLDKIAEKLREIYREKNPAMRIRASAVTGYGEELMKDGLGMDFGIVETVAHYRAASYFCPDVDFIIDIGGQDIKCFKIKNHTIDSIMLNEACSSGCGSFIQSFAQAMGYDIAEFSQLGLFARNPVDLGSRCTVFMNSSVKQAQKDGATVEDISAGLSASIIKNAIYKVIRAKSVEELGQNIVVQGGTFLNDAVLRSFEQELGRNVIRPAISGLMGAFGAALYAMEHQKAESTLISPEALAQFSYTTRAATCKGCTAHCSLSIVRFSDGHTYISGNRCEKGAGKAKGTSLPSMMAIKYDRILHTNDTKSAHPKARVGLPMALSFYEQMPFWHAFFNVLGFETVRSEESDRNVYYKGQHTIASDTICYPAKLTHGHIESLLEQKVDFIFYPCMSYNIDEGENDNHYNCPVVAYYPELLKANNPKLNKQNFRFPYMDLNQPKNVARVMQETLADYVITRKQTKAATEAAFAAQKQYREWVIAEGQRVIAQAREAGKPIIVLAGRPYHIDPEINHGIHKLITSLDMAVVTEDCVAHLGHVQDLQILNQWTYHARLYRAAEYVTTQPDMQLVQLVSFGCGIDAITTDEVRSILERKGKFYTQLKIDEINNLGAAKIRLRSLVAAMEQT
- the recJ gene encoding single-stranded-DNA-specific exonuclease RecJ, which gives rise to MKKWSITRPDEAAAGALTKGSDLEPLCAVVLAARGIRTVQAAADFLGSDELSDPFLIRDMQEAAEVINEAVESGKPICVYGDYDCDGVTATVMLYSYLECLGADVRFYIPERSEGYGMNEASIRQLAQEGVSLIITVDNGIAALAEAELIAQLGMTLVVTDHHQPGECLPRAAAVVNPHRADCPSPYKNLCGAGVALKLIAALDGGGYDMALEQFGDLAAIGTVADIVPLDGENRFLVRRGLEYLQNTEREGLLALIQVAGLAEKPLDAHSIGFMLAPRINAAGRFGSPTLAVRLLLCDDPQEAESLAAQLDQLNTERKAAENAIMQQIDQKLREEPALLHARVLVLAGEGWHPGVIGILAARLVERFGKPCFLLSVEGDTARGSARSFGDFSVYQCLHAASGVLTHWGGHKGAGGMTLSAADLPEFDRLVQQYAREQFPVMPVPELSALLLPPALYTPKQAAGLEVLAPFGAENPEPLFAVVGASVTGVTSTKNGQHSRITLRYGDVNISAFWFFCKPDALPFRQGDACDLLLTIQADSWNGKPCIRARIRDGRLSGTKQSAYFAAQASYEAYWRKEALPRAYYGRMLPARQELIRVYNAIGQEDMPLEALYAACAGTDLNYCKFRICCDIFAERGLIALDPAAGTLRRLPVTAKVQITESQVFLELHRLAENGFT